Proteins from a single region of Gossypium arboreum isolate Shixiya-1 chromosome 1, ASM2569848v2, whole genome shotgun sequence:
- the LOC108481077 gene encoding uncharacterized protein LOC108481077, with product MSVRGIHDCGTRGRGNGCRGTRAEFSSLGSMSNLDTSETPILPPTETGSQDRIAGDKALSQAILRILERVAGPNTGSGARGGVTRVAPNVAEHWMEAIERIMDDLDCTPKKKLKGAVSLLRDEAYQWWLNVKEGTQPNRFSWEFFKSTFQGKYMGGSYIDARRREFLNLTQGDRLVAYEVKIIEEVKSAERQNKDREKGKNKRDSEPSTSVQRPKKKAKTDMLVRDGPPVTPTGLQPYGDCGRLHQGKCWRRTGACLMCGSLEYRIWECSLRADQARGGNSMGHRQRAPGRDTGQSKARQSALVYAAHRREDRDAPEVITGTILIYDVPYFALIDIGSTHSYVASTVFENLWILVESTSSEVIVLSPLGKLVQVSKLYRDVPLEVQGSVFLANLMELSFGDFDLILDMDWLVKYCVSLDYVTKRVILRTEEDNEVVMIGECQNYLANVISALVAEKLVRKGCETFLVYISVSVFRDSSVNDIKTVRDFLDVFPEELLGLPLNREVESGIKLFPGTAPVSIAPYCMTPKELTELKAQL from the exons ATGAGTGTACGAGGTATCCATGACTGTggtactagaggccgaggtaACGGCTGTAGAGGGACTCGAGCTGAGTTCTCTTCTCTAGGCAGCATGTCGAACCTAGATACAAGTGAGACGCCGATCTTACCtcctactgagactgggtctcaagatCGCATAGCTGGGGATAAAGCATTGTCCCAGGCTATATTAAGGATActggaaagggtcgctgggcccaatactggatcTGGGGCCCGCGG GGGCGTCACTAGagtcgcccctaatgtggctgagcaCTGGATGGAGGCTATTGAGAGGATAATGGATGATTTAGACTGTACTCCTAAGAAGAAATTGAAGGGTGCAGTATCATTGCTTCGCGAtgaggcctatcagtggtggttgaatgttaaggagggcactcagcccaaTCGTTTTTCATGGGAGTTCTTTAAGTCTACCTTCCAAGGGAAGTATATGGGAGGAAGTTACATCGATGCTCGTAGGCGTGAGTTTCTGAACCTCACTCAAGGGGATCGGTTAGTGGCTTATGAG GTGAAGATCATTGAAGAGGTTAAGAGCGCAGAGCGCCAAAACAAAGATCGTGAGAagggtaagaacaagagggattcagagccctcgacTTCGGTTCAGAGGCCAAAGAAAAAGGCCAAGACTGATATGTTGGTTAGAGATGGGCCCCCTGTTACTCCTACTGGATTGCAGCCTTATGGAGACTGTGGTAGACTCCATCAGGGCAAGTGTTGGAGGAGGACTGGGGCGTGTTTGATGTGTGGGTCATTAGAATACCGCATTTGGGAGTGTTCGCTGAGGGCCGATCAG gctaggggtggtaacagTATGGGCCATAGACAGAGAGCACCTGGCAGAGATACTGGACAGTCTAAGGCGAGGCAATCTGCTCTTGTTTATGCTGCTCATCgccgagaggatagagatgctccaGAAGTCATTACTGGTACGATCTTAATTTATGATGTGCCTTATTttgctttgatagacataggttctacacatTCCTATGTAGCTAGCACTGTGTTTGAAAACTTATGGATTTTAGttgagagtacttctagtgaAGTGATTGTACTGAGTCCTCTAGGGAAATTGGTTCAGGTTagcaaactgtatagagatgttccGCTAGAGGTTCAAGGGTCGGTGTTTTTAGCTAACCTAATGGAGCTTTCGTTTGGGGACTTCGACCTGATTCTTGAtatggactggttggtcaagTACTGTGTCAGTTTGGACTATGTGACTAAAAGGGTCATCTTGAGAACTGAGGAGGATAATGAGGTAGTCATGATTGGAGAATGTCAAAATTATTTGGCTAATGTGATCTCTGCACTAGTGGCTgagaaattggttcgtaagggATGTGAGACATTCTTGGTATATATTAGTGTTTCTGTTTTTAGGGACTCTAGTGTAAACGACATCAAAACTGTAAGGGATTTTTTGGACGTCTTTCCTGAGGAACTACTGGGTTTACCTCTGAATCGGGAAGTGGAATCTGGAATTAAGCTTTttcctggtacagctccggtATCTATTGCTCCCTACTGTATGACACCGaaggagcttacagagcttaaggctcaactgtAA